The Dokdonella koreensis DS-123 genome has a segment encoding these proteins:
- a CDS encoding response regulator has protein sequence MIRIVLVDDHELVRTGFRMIIAAQLDLSVVGEASDGETGLALIRREKPDVALVDVHMPGLSGVELTERVNRSKLATRIIILSMVSDSPFPRRLLEAGAGGYLTKGCPAEELLKAIRAVADGRRYLAQHVAEQLALSALDGHRDSPFELLTARELEVAMMLAQGREMRDIARIMKLSAKTVATYKYRLFDKLRVDNTVALAHLAGQHGLIDRPLPGA, from the coding sequence CAGGATGATCATTGCGGCGCAACTGGATCTGTCGGTGGTCGGCGAAGCGTCCGACGGCGAGACGGGGCTGGCGCTGATCCGGCGCGAGAAGCCCGATGTCGCGCTGGTGGACGTGCACATGCCGGGCCTGAGCGGCGTCGAACTGACCGAGCGCGTCAACCGTTCCAAGCTGGCCACGCGCATCATCATCCTGTCGATGGTCAGCGACTCGCCGTTTCCGAGGCGTCTGCTGGAGGCGGGGGCGGGTGGATACCTGACCAAGGGATGCCCCGCCGAGGAACTGCTGAAGGCGATCCGGGCGGTCGCCGATGGCCGGCGCTATCTGGCCCAGCACGTCGCCGAGCAACTGGCCCTGAGTGCGCTGGATGGCCATCGCGATTCCCCGTTCGAACTGTTGACGGCGCGTGAGCTCGAAGTGGCGATGATGCTGGCGCAGGGACGGGAGATGCGTGACATCGCGCGCATCATGAAGCTGAGCGCGAAAACCGTCGCGACCTACAAGTACCGCCTGTTCGACAAGCTGCGTGTCGACAATACGGTGGCATTGGCACATCTGGCCGGACAACACGGCCTGATCGACCGGCCGTTGCCGGGCGCCTGA